A DNA window from Desulfonatronum thiosulfatophilum contains the following coding sequences:
- a CDS encoding GNAT family N-acetyltransferase — protein MTAIPALTAKWHDRIADIDPQDWNMLCRERDVPFLRWEWLHLLEESGSVVPQCGWRPCHLTMHSQGRMVGAAALYLKSHSDGEFVFDQAWAQLASSMGVRYYPKLVGMSPFSPVTAYRFLMAEDANQSRLSTAMSLEIEQFSLEHGVSGCGFHFVTTAWGQILETLGYKVWLHQGFVWLNPGFASFDDYLSGLKATQRRNVRRERKHLAGQGITTKFFLGEEIPEQYFELMYEFYARHNDRFGQWSCKFLTPEFFQGLRGTFRQNVLIIAAFEPGDEQPVAMSLLITAGDRLYGRYWGTRKEVEFLHFELCYYRPMEWMIEQGLRLFDPGMGGVHKALRGFVSAPNYSLHKFFDPRLHGVMEVYIPEYNRMEMQDIVALNSILPYKSRK, from the coding sequence ATGACCGCTATTCCAGCTCTGACCGCAAAATGGCATGACCGGATTGCCGACATTGACCCACAAGACTGGAACATGCTCTGCCGGGAGCGCGATGTCCCCTTTCTGCGCTGGGAATGGCTGCACCTGCTGGAAGAGTCCGGGAGCGTGGTCCCGCAATGCGGATGGCGGCCTTGTCATCTGACCATGCACAGCCAGGGCCGGATGGTCGGCGCCGCGGCCCTCTACCTGAAGAGCCACAGCGATGGGGAATTCGTCTTTGACCAGGCCTGGGCGCAACTGGCCTCCAGCATGGGCGTGCGCTACTATCCGAAGCTGGTGGGGATGAGTCCGTTCAGTCCGGTGACGGCGTATCGTTTTTTGATGGCCGAGGATGCGAACCAGTCCAGGCTCAGCACGGCCATGAGCCTGGAAATTGAACAATTTTCCCTGGAGCATGGCGTATCAGGATGCGGTTTTCATTTCGTGACCACGGCCTGGGGGCAGATCCTGGAAACCCTGGGGTACAAGGTCTGGCTGCATCAGGGATTTGTCTGGCTCAACCCCGGATTCGCAAGTTTCGACGACTACCTCTCGGGATTGAAGGCGACGCAGCGCCGCAACGTGCGCCGGGAACGGAAGCATCTGGCCGGGCAGGGCATCACGACGAAGTTTTTTCTGGGGGAGGAGATACCCGAGCAATATTTCGAGCTGATGTACGAGTTCTATGCCCGGCATAACGACCGCTTCGGACAATGGAGCTGCAAGTTCCTGACACCGGAATTTTTTCAGGGCCTGCGCGGGACTTTTCGCCAAAACGTGCTGATCATCGCCGCCTTCGAGCCGGGAGACGAGCAACCGGTGGCCATGTCGCTGCTGATCACCGCCGGAGATCGGCTCTACGGCCGCTACTGGGGCACGCGCAAAGAAGTGGAGTTCCTGCATTTTGAACTCTGCTACTACCGGCCCATGGAATGGATGATCGAACAAGGCTTGCGACTCTTCGATCCCGGCATGGGGGGAGTGCACAAGGCATTGCGCGGTTTCGTCTCCGCACCCAACTACAGCCTGCACAAATTTTTTGATCCCCGCCTGCACGGAGTGATGGAAGTCTACATTCCGGAATATAATCGCATGGAAATGCAGGACATTGTCGCCTTGAACAGCATTCTCCCCTACAAGAGCAGGAAATGA
- a CDS encoding AzlD family protein gives MSVDLVTGASNLDVFIVLLGMVGATYFTRAAGLFLISRVTPTPRVEAFLRHVPASILVAIVVPNLVNGTLAERLAAGATAIVAALTRNLMAALGTGVLAVVLLRGVL, from the coding sequence ATGAGCGTTGATCTCGTAACCGGCGCGTCCAACCTGGATGTTTTCATCGTCCTGCTGGGAATGGTCGGGGCCACGTACTTCACCCGAGCGGCGGGGCTGTTCCTGATCAGCCGGGTCACGCCCACACCTCGGGTCGAGGCTTTTTTACGACATGTTCCGGCGTCCATTCTGGTGGCCATTGTCGTTCCCAATCTGGTGAACGGAACTTTAGCGGAGCGTCTGGCCGCCGGGGCAACGGCAATTGTCGCCGCGCTGACGCGCAATCTGATGGCCGCGCTGGGCACGGGCGTTCTGGCCGTGGTGCTGCTGCGAGGAGTTTTATGA
- a CDS encoding AzlC family ABC transporter permease — protein MGSSLSPIQFTFAGVRRGFQLCLPLGLSVFAYGLVFGVLAVQAGMSAMQAGAMSLSVFAGASQLMVLEFWGPVLPFLGIVLTTFIVNLRHVLMGAALRDWLTGIAPWKAYGSLFFMTDESWALSMREMAGGGRDAGFLLGSGLCIYVFWFTATCLGASSGYFVGSAMSDPARWGLDFAFTAVFISLLIFFWKGRHDLPVWLVAAGAAWIGVLVLPGKWYILCGGLAGGLYGAWRHER, from the coding sequence ATGGGTTCCTCTTTGTCTCCGATCCAATTCACATTTGCCGGCGTCCGGCGCGGCTTTCAGCTCTGTCTGCCTTTGGGGTTGAGCGTGTTCGCCTACGGGCTGGTTTTCGGCGTCCTGGCGGTGCAGGCCGGCATGAGCGCCATGCAGGCCGGGGCCATGAGCCTGAGTGTCTTTGCCGGCGCTTCCCAGTTGATGGTCCTGGAGTTCTGGGGCCCGGTCCTGCCTTTTCTCGGCATTGTCCTGACCACGTTCATCGTCAATCTGCGCCATGTGCTCATGGGCGCGGCCCTGCGCGACTGGCTGACCGGAATCGCGCCCTGGAAGGCCTACGGTTCCCTGTTTTTCATGACTGATGAATCCTGGGCTCTGTCCATGCGGGAGATGGCCGGCGGCGGTCGGGACGCCGGTTTTCTGCTCGGGTCCGGGCTGTGCATTTATGTTTTCTGGTTCACGGCCACCTGCCTGGGAGCGTCCAGCGGGTATTTCGTGGGTTCGGCCATGAGCGATCCGGCCAGGTGGGGCTTGGATTTCGCCTTTACCGCGGTATTCATCAGTCTGCTGATTTTTTTCTGGAAGGGACGTCATGATCTGCCGGTCTGGCTGGTCGCCGCGGGCGCGGCCTGGATCGGCGTTCTCGTTCTGCCCGGAAAATGGTATATTCTTTGTGGCGGATTGGCCGGGGGGCTGTACGGAGCGTGGCGTCATGAGCGTTGA
- a CDS encoding TatD family hydrolase, producing the protein MSSKKNIPLPETFALPHVGVETHAHLDFPDFAEDLDQVLERAGNAGVAWIGNIFLSVEAYQAHQSRLSARQNIFFTLGIHPHEASTVNSGVLADMNGLFVGDANLRALGEIGLDLYWNRSPADVQIRAFRDQLALARERDLPVVLHCRQAEQETLAILQDMDFTDRPLLWHCFGGGPDLAEEILVRGWHISIPGPVTFPKNTALHEAVTRIPLSRMVLETDCPFLTPVPFRGKRNEPAYLCYTAEAVANLRGEPIRQVWESCANTAREFFSLPPA; encoded by the coding sequence ATGTCCTCAAAAAAAAATATCCCCTTGCCGGAGACGTTCGCCCTGCCCCATGTGGGCGTGGAAACTCATGCTCACCTTGACTTTCCGGACTTTGCCGAAGATCTGGATCAGGTCCTGGAGCGTGCCGGGAATGCCGGTGTGGCCTGGATCGGAAATATCTTCCTCTCGGTGGAGGCGTACCAGGCCCATCAATCCAGATTATCCGCGCGGCAAAACATCTTCTTCACGCTCGGCATCCATCCCCACGAAGCTTCCACAGTCAATTCCGGTGTCCTGGCGGACATGAACGGTTTGTTTGTCGGCGACGCCAACCTGCGGGCCCTGGGTGAAATCGGGCTCGATCTGTATTGGAACCGCAGCCCGGCCGACGTCCAGATCCGCGCCTTTCGGGATCAGCTGGCTCTGGCCAGGGAACGGGATCTTCCCGTGGTCCTCCATTGCCGTCAGGCCGAGCAGGAAACCCTGGCCATCCTCCAGGACATGGATTTCACGGATCGCCCTCTGCTCTGGCACTGTTTCGGCGGCGGGCCGGATCTGGCCGAAGAAATCCTGGTCCGAGGCTGGCACATCTCCATTCCCGGTCCGGTCACCTTTCCCAAAAACACGGCGCTTCATGAAGCCGTAACCAGAATCCCTCTCTCGCGCATGGTTCTGGAAACGGACTGCCCGTTTCTGACGCCGGTGCCCTTCCGGGGCAAGCGCAACGAGCCGGCCTATCTCTGCTACACGGCCGAGGCAGTTGCCAACCTGCGCGGAGAACCAATCCGGCAGGTCTGGGAATCCTGCGCAAATACGGCGCGCGAGTTTTTCAGTTTGCCTCCGGCCTGA
- a CDS encoding DUF4911 domain-containing protein — protein sequence MYLQLDPRNISFLKFLLEAYDNLAYLTTVSSQSAVIKLVFAPEQEQEVREFLESVRDEIGFVEILMGGRDGY from the coding sequence ATGTATCTGCAGCTCGATCCCCGCAACATCTCTTTTCTGAAATTTCTTCTGGAGGCCTACGACAATCTGGCCTACCTGACCACGGTCAGCTCGCAATCGGCCGTGATCAAACTGGTCTTCGCCCCGGAACAGGAGCAGGAAGTGAGGGAGTTCCTGGAATCGGTGCGAGATGAGATTGGGTTTGTCGAGATACTGATGGGCGGTAGGGATGGTTACTGA
- a CDS encoding flagellar hook-length control protein FliK: MQIFPSFSGTSKASGNSVPGGDMPLFNLGSNNFEDVFGAFMRAPHEDNRHHALLPETLPPRENPVSEQRQHPAPPSSVHSDPPRTPLHLDKPVNREDFARLRDKLEQLGVDRETLDQIEDLYDQPGTVTWRMVLEVLREPLEDLAKIKISPEQERNLLSLFDKLGFSPEDGLKLTQDILDKKFDSVWNTIQHTLSSLTGNEKISITPAEILSLLQVLGLKGGAGSKDNGNAMSDLAKLLGTDVESLSKLDGKTLDIMRRLAEALGKGELKMDPELRAALQNMIKDSHRNNSSLEKIVALATEKELTPEELKKILAQLKDAVTTKDQTTNNSREQILAEVHKSMVLGESREQRMQAADNGVNAPRVSMTEATNALKMASQAGDGKDSGMMNQNADHGAARDNPTAQNKSAQGWESFWNKINVQNTGEAAGITTKDAGPDPRSILGQTNSANNAEAAAKRIISNAPAPHRSVLNQVYSGLLQNMGQGRQQLTLQLNPADLGSLTVNLKVVGKEIQAVLRAENNEARQIIAENMPLLRQTLESQGLRVTRLEVQTQLQDQNQFTQHWHGSEGQKFQEQGAKTQWAALGRGLLKSNGSGINVSSEEASILLDSSREGGINLVA; encoded by the coding sequence ATGCAGATTTTTCCCTCATTTTCAGGCACTTCCAAAGCATCCGGCAATTCGGTTCCCGGTGGAGACATGCCGCTGTTCAACCTGGGAAGCAATAATTTCGAGGATGTCTTCGGAGCTTTCATGCGTGCTCCCCATGAGGATAACCGGCACCATGCGTTACTGCCGGAAACTCTTCCTCCTCGCGAGAACCCGGTTTCAGAACAACGGCAACACCCTGCTCCCCCATCCTCCGTGCATTCGGATCCACCTCGAACCCCGCTGCACCTGGACAAGCCGGTCAACCGGGAAGATTTTGCCCGGTTACGGGACAAACTGGAACAGCTTGGCGTGGATCGGGAGACACTGGATCAAATAGAGGATCTTTACGATCAGCCCGGTACGGTAACCTGGCGCATGGTTCTGGAAGTGCTGCGCGAGCCGTTGGAAGACTTGGCAAAAATCAAGATTTCTCCGGAACAGGAACGCAACCTGCTCAGCCTGTTCGATAAACTCGGCTTCTCGCCGGAAGATGGATTGAAACTGACCCAGGATATCCTGGATAAAAAATTCGACTCCGTCTGGAACACCATTCAACACACTCTCTCTTCCCTGACCGGCAACGAAAAGATTTCCATAACTCCCGCGGAAATTCTCTCCCTGCTCCAGGTGCTTGGACTGAAAGGCGGTGCGGGTTCCAAAGATAACGGCAACGCCATGTCGGATCTGGCCAAGCTCCTGGGTACGGATGTCGAAAGCCTCTCAAAACTTGACGGCAAAACACTCGACATCATGCGCAGGCTTGCCGAGGCCCTCGGCAAAGGCGAGTTGAAAATGGATCCTGAACTTCGTGCCGCCTTGCAAAACATGATCAAGGATAGTCACCGGAATAATTCCAGCCTGGAGAAGATCGTCGCCTTGGCAACGGAAAAGGAACTCACCCCGGAAGAATTGAAAAAAATCCTGGCCCAGCTCAAGGATGCCGTCACCACCAAGGACCAAACGACCAATAATTCCAGAGAACAAATTCTGGCCGAGGTGCACAAGAGCATGGTCCTCGGCGAGAGCAGGGAACAGCGCATGCAGGCCGCGGACAACGGCGTCAATGCGCCCCGCGTATCCATGACCGAGGCTACAAATGCGCTGAAGATGGCGTCCCAAGCTGGAGACGGCAAGGATTCCGGCATGATGAATCAAAATGCCGACCATGGAGCGGCCAGAGACAATCCCACCGCCCAGAACAAATCGGCTCAAGGCTGGGAATCGTTCTGGAACAAAATCAATGTCCAGAATACGGGAGAAGCCGCCGGGATCACCACCAAGGATGCAGGCCCTGACCCACGATCTATTCTCGGCCAGACGAATTCAGCCAACAACGCCGAAGCCGCGGCCAAACGGATCATTTCCAATGCACCGGCTCCGCATCGCAGCGTGCTCAACCAGGTTTATTCGGGCCTGCTCCAGAACATGGGCCAGGGCCGGCAGCAATTGACGCTGCAGCTCAACCCGGCGGATCTGGGCAGCCTGACCGTCAACCTGAAAGTTGTGGGCAAGGAAATCCAGGCCGTGCTCCGGGCGGAGAATAACGAGGCTCGGCAAATCATCGCCGAGAACATGCCCCTACTCCGCCAAACCCTGGAATCCCAGGGCCTGCGCGTCACTCGCCTGGAAGTCCAGACCCAATTACAGGATCAGAATCAGTTCACTCAGCACTGGCACGGTTCGGAAGGTCAGAAATTTCAGGAACAAGGAGCCAAAACCCAATGGGCCGCTCTGGGGCGGGGCCTGCTCAAAAGCAATGGTTCGGGAATAAATGTTTCCTCTGAAGAGGCATCAATTTTGCTTGATTCGTCACGAGAAGGCGGAATTAACCTGGTCGCCTAG
- a CDS encoding flagellar hook assembly protein FlgD, with protein MNTSSYVSSQSSHLIGRAERDFETQKPRTGGQSALDKDAFLRLLTTQLANQDPLNPLDDKEFVTQLAQFSSLEQLNNISDSIGEFKETFSRQETLSAVNYIGKEIRAEGRSISKNGTDVSSFSYTLPDTAEKLYLNIFDNHGNIVRSVTLPGRMPGEHQFAWDGKDHGGNSVQDGVYQIFMAAEGVNGEPLMISTKTSGVVSGIVNDGDQAFLRLQDGRRVNIKDVTEVVGDKSKMGGTA; from the coding sequence ATGAATACCAGCTCATATGTTTCATCCCAGTCCAGCCACCTCATCGGTCGCGCGGAAAGGGATTTTGAAACGCAAAAACCCCGAACCGGCGGCCAATCCGCTTTGGACAAGGATGCTTTCCTGCGCCTGCTGACCACTCAGTTGGCCAATCAGGACCCCCTGAACCCTCTGGATGACAAGGAATTTGTAACCCAGCTGGCTCAATTTTCCAGCCTGGAGCAGCTGAACAATATTTCCGACAGCATCGGCGAGTTCAAGGAAACTTTTTCCCGCCAGGAAACATTGAGCGCGGTGAACTATATCGGAAAAGAGATCAGGGCCGAAGGACGCAGCATCAGCAAGAACGGAACCGACGTCAGCTCCTTTTCCTATACTTTGCCGGATACCGCGGAAAAGCTCTATCTGAACATCTTCGACAACCATGGCAATATCGTGCGCAGCGTCACTCTTCCCGGAAGGATGCCCGGCGAGCACCAATTTGCTTGGGACGGCAAGGACCACGGCGGCAATTCCGTGCAGGACGGAGTGTATCAAATATTCATGGCTGCCGAAGGGGTAAATGGGGAACCGCTGATGATCTCCACGAAAACCAGTGGCGTTGTCTCCGGTATCGTCAATGACGGAGATCAGGCCTTTCTTCGGCTCCAAGATGGCAGACGGGTCAACATCAAGGACGTTACTGAAGTAGTCGGGGATAAGTCCAAAATGGGTGGTACTGCTTGA
- a CDS encoding flagellar hook protein FlgE — protein MSLTASMWTGVSGLRGHGQKMGVIGNNIANVSTVGFKGSRMHFEDFMSQSVSVANGIGQVGRGVAVGAILGDFSQGSLETTNEATDVAITGNGFFLVSPPGEAISYYTRAGNFRFDKDGFLVDPHGYRVQGWEIGQKRVDQLIGQVNVEQGQQVNIQGVPGDIRLENFQSPPQSTNNFGMILNLDSKSPKIAADPADPDDPNLWSEWKPGIGEQQYSYQSTLRVYDENGGGHNLTVYFQQREPLPDVLDYDGNIVTPGEPPANKYWQFIVTVPPEEDLRGVDAANAGLLFRGEMEFNAAGELIGMQNMNSLLNPSGAAGDPVYSQNGYPLVYANFLGVNAADMQPIELNFGISLAGAGGNWNPDALNSTSYASPSTTLFQAQDGYTAGFLQNISVSREGVLTGRYSNGQVTELYALTLADFNNVWGLRREGGNLFAETRDSGPALTGIAGRGRLGTIASNALELSNVDLATEFVKMISTQKGFQANSKTITTTDMMLDEVIRMKR, from the coding sequence ATGAGTCTCACGGCATCAATGTGGACCGGAGTCAGCGGCCTGCGAGGGCATGGCCAGAAAATGGGAGTGATCGGCAACAACATTGCCAACGTCAGCACTGTCGGCTTCAAGGGCTCGCGCATGCATTTCGAGGATTTCATGAGCCAGAGCGTCAGCGTCGCCAACGGGATCGGCCAGGTCGGCCGAGGGGTCGCCGTTGGAGCGATTCTGGGCGACTTCAGCCAGGGGTCTCTTGAGACAACGAATGAGGCGACGGACGTGGCGATTACAGGGAACGGTTTTTTTCTTGTCAGCCCTCCCGGGGAAGCAATCAGCTATTATACCCGGGCAGGAAATTTCCGATTCGACAAGGATGGTTTCTTAGTTGACCCTCATGGCTATCGAGTCCAGGGATGGGAGATCGGGCAAAAGCGGGTCGATCAATTAATTGGACAAGTGAACGTAGAGCAAGGACAGCAGGTCAATATTCAAGGAGTGCCCGGCGACATTCGCCTGGAAAATTTCCAATCCCCTCCACAGTCGACCAACAACTTCGGCATGATTCTTAACTTGGATTCTAAGAGCCCAAAAATCGCTGCGGACCCCGCCGATCCAGACGATCCGAATTTATGGAGTGAATGGAAACCGGGTATTGGTGAGCAGCAATACTCATACCAAAGCACGTTACGAGTTTATGACGAAAACGGAGGAGGACACAACCTTACTGTCTACTTTCAGCAACGTGAACCGCTTCCAGATGTTCTGGATTATGATGGCAATATTGTCACCCCTGGTGAACCTCCCGCAAACAAGTACTGGCAATTTATTGTCACCGTTCCTCCGGAAGAGGATTTGAGGGGGGTTGACGCTGCAAATGCCGGACTCCTGTTTCGTGGAGAAATGGAGTTCAACGCTGCTGGGGAACTCATTGGAATGCAGAACATGAATAGCTTGCTCAATCCAAGCGGTGCAGCCGGTGATCCTGTCTACTCCCAAAACGGCTATCCTTTAGTTTATGCAAATTTTCTTGGAGTAAACGCTGCAGACATGCAACCCATTGAACTGAATTTTGGAATTTCTCTTGCCGGTGCCGGTGGGAATTGGAATCCGGATGCGCTGAATTCAACGAGTTATGCCAGCCCTTCCACAACATTATTTCAAGCCCAGGACGGATATACTGCCGGCTTTTTGCAGAACATTTCCGTCAGCCGGGAGGGGGTCCTGACCGGCAGGTACTCCAATGGACAGGTCACGGAGCTCTATGCGTTGACCTTGGCTGACTTCAACAATGTCTGGGGGCTGAGGCGTGAAGGCGGCAATCTCTTTGCGGAAACTCGAGACTCCGGTCCGGCATTGACCGGTATTGCTGGTCGGGGTCGCCTTGGAACCATTGCTTCCAACGCCCTTGAACTCTCCAACGTCGACCTAGCCACCGAATTCGTCAAAATGATCAGCACGCAGAAAGGCTTCCAGGCCAACAGCAAGACCATCACCACCACGGACATGATGCTGGATGAAGTTATTCGAATGAAGCGGTAA
- the htpG gene encoding molecular chaperone HtpG yields MNAEAQTTVETREFQAEVKKILDIVIHSLYTEREIFLRELISNSADALERYRHQSLTEQNGADPDLPLEIKIAVDKDAKTLTITDTGIGMDRGELEANLGTIAHSGTKTFLSQLAEGGKDVNLIGQFGVGFYAAFMVAGKVRVSSRSFRQEEPGHVWESDGAGSYTIAPASDLPRGTSIVLELKDDAEEFADPERIKRIIKQYSSFVPFPISLDAETVNTVQALWTKSKSEIKDEEYTEFYKFVGNAFDEPLLRLHFDTDAPLAIKALLFVPKENFEKYGLGRTEPGVNLYCQRVLIEQHSKTILPEWLRFLKGVIDSEDLPLNISRQALQDSSLVRKINTVVTKRFLKHLEETAKNDAPTYETFWRDFGYFLKEGIVSDFGHREGLGKLLRFESSTTEAGKMTSLTDYLGRMKEEQKDIYYIHGANREAIEAGPYIEAFRKRDLEVIYTMDPIDDFVMGHLAEFEGKKLVSADRGDIELPELAEEKDKPEQKEPEKELDKAEATDLAAWMKDVLGERVKEVKESKRLEGSPAMIVNPDAFMTSSMERIMRASGRQGDMPISAKNLEINARHPLIMGLAALRQKDETFAKTVAEQILDNAMVQAGLLIEPRDMVERTYRILERAVGGAEDAPVKDEPIKSEPQAE; encoded by the coding sequence ATGAACGCGGAAGCACAGACAACGGTTGAAACGAGGGAATTTCAGGCTGAGGTCAAGAAGATTCTCGATATCGTGATCCACTCCCTGTACACGGAACGAGAAATCTTTCTGCGGGAGTTGATCTCCAATTCGGCGGACGCCCTGGAGCGGTATCGACACCAGAGTTTGACCGAGCAGAACGGTGCGGATCCGGATTTGCCGCTGGAGATCAAGATCGCGGTGGACAAGGATGCCAAGACGCTGACCATCACGGATACGGGCATCGGCATGGACCGCGGCGAACTGGAAGCCAACCTGGGCACCATCGCCCATTCCGGAACCAAGACATTCCTGTCCCAGCTCGCGGAAGGCGGCAAGGACGTCAACCTGATCGGCCAGTTCGGGGTCGGCTTCTATGCCGCCTTCATGGTGGCGGGCAAGGTGCGCGTCTCGTCACGATCATTCCGGCAGGAGGAGCCGGGCCATGTCTGGGAATCCGACGGCGCTGGAAGCTACACCATCGCCCCTGCTTCGGATCTGCCGCGGGGCACCTCCATCGTTCTGGAACTCAAGGACGATGCCGAGGAATTCGCGGATCCCGAACGGATCAAGCGAATCATCAAACAGTACTCCAGTTTCGTCCCCTTCCCGATCAGCCTTGACGCCGAGACCGTGAACACGGTTCAGGCCCTGTGGACCAAGAGCAAGAGCGAGATCAAGGACGAAGAATACACCGAGTTCTACAAGTTCGTGGGCAATGCCTTCGACGAACCGTTGCTGCGCCTGCACTTCGATACGGATGCGCCTTTGGCCATCAAGGCGCTGCTGTTCGTGCCCAAGGAGAATTTCGAGAAGTACGGCCTGGGACGCACCGAGCCGGGAGTGAATCTGTATTGCCAGCGGGTGCTCATCGAGCAGCATTCCAAGACCATCCTCCCGGAATGGCTGCGCTTTCTGAAAGGCGTCATCGACTCCGAGGACCTGCCGCTGAACATTTCCCGCCAAGCCCTGCAGGACAGCTCCCTGGTGCGCAAGATCAACACCGTGGTCACCAAACGGTTCCTGAAGCACCTTGAAGAAACCGCCAAGAACGATGCGCCGACCTATGAGACATTCTGGCGTGATTTCGGCTATTTCCTGAAGGAAGGCATTGTCAGCGACTTCGGGCACCGCGAGGGCCTGGGCAAGCTGCTGCGCTTCGAGTCCTCCACCACCGAAGCCGGCAAGATGACCTCCCTGACGGACTATCTGGGCAGGATGAAAGAAGAGCAGAAAGACATCTACTACATCCACGGCGCGAACCGCGAAGCCATCGAAGCCGGCCCCTACATCGAGGCCTTCCGCAAGCGCGACCTGGAAGTGATCTACACCATGGACCCCATCGACGACTTCGTGATGGGCCATCTCGCGGAATTTGAAGGCAAAAAGCTGGTCTCCGCGGACCGTGGCGACATTGAACTGCCGGAACTGGCCGAGGAAAAGGACAAGCCGGAACAAAAAGAGCCGGAGAAGGAACTGGACAAGGCCGAAGCCACGGACCTCGCGGCCTGGATGAAGGACGTGCTGGGCGAACGGGTCAAGGAAGTCAAGGAATCCAAACGCCTTGAAGGCAGCCCGGCCATGATCGTCAATCCCGATGCCTTCATGACCAGCTCCATGGAACGCATCATGCGCGCCTCCGGCCGCCAGGGCGATATGCCCATCTCCGCCAAAAACCTCGAAATCAACGCCCGCCATCCGCTGATTATGGGCTTGGCCGCACTGCGCCAGAAAGACGAAACCTTCGCCAAGACCGTCGCCGAACAGATTCTGGACAACGCCATGGTCCAAGCAGGGTTGTTGATTGAGCCCCGGGATATGGTGGAGCGGACGTATCGGATTTTGGAGCGAGCAGTGGGGGGAGCAGAGGACGCGCCAGTCAAAGACGAGCCAATCAAATCAGAGCCGCAAGCGGAGTAG